The proteins below are encoded in one region of Pseudomonas putida NBRC 14164:
- a CDS encoding glycosyltransferase family 4 protein, translated as MKKIAMIVWNEFLNDARVLKEAQTLQSAGYQVRVFALHTPGVTRQQERLEGGIEVFRVARSPLWRLRKRKIASAPAPSTSRSQGPIGKLGFKHQLLRLVARAWTHTTLLAHMVRFRANVVHSHDVNTLPTAWLASRMSRARLIYDAHEISTSREGYDSFRKLVGMVEKRLMPRADGTITTTDARAKYFARAYQVTRPTVLQNRPRLTRCGRTNRIREELGLTEQWPIIVYQGGLQQGRGLEKLIRTAGNVPDAYFVLIGGGRLAHSLSQIIEELELQDRVRIIPTVPLAELPSYTASADIGVQPIENTCLNHYTTDSNKLFEYLIAGLPVVATDFPEIRRIVRKNDVGVLVPANDPTSLAHALNVLVSDGSLREAYAENARSTAATLNWEEQEARLTDLYKKVLSSDSLALQARS; from the coding sequence GTGAAAAAAATCGCCATGATCGTATGGAACGAGTTTCTTAATGATGCCCGAGTGCTCAAAGAAGCCCAGACGTTACAGAGCGCAGGATACCAAGTTCGCGTCTTTGCCTTGCACACGCCCGGCGTCACACGGCAACAAGAGCGCCTGGAGGGTGGAATTGAAGTCTTCCGCGTGGCGCGTAGCCCGCTCTGGCGATTGCGCAAACGCAAAATCGCTTCTGCTCCAGCCCCCAGCACCAGCAGAAGCCAAGGGCCCATTGGCAAGCTAGGTTTCAAGCATCAACTGTTGCGTCTGGTCGCCCGCGCCTGGACTCACACAACGCTGCTGGCGCACATGGTCCGTTTTCGCGCAAACGTGGTGCACTCGCACGATGTAAATACGTTGCCAACTGCCTGGCTGGCCTCCCGTATGAGCCGTGCCCGCCTGATTTACGACGCTCATGAGATCAGCACCAGCCGTGAAGGCTACGATAGTTTTCGCAAATTGGTGGGTATGGTCGAGAAGCGACTTATGCCCAGAGCGGATGGCACTATCACGACCACAGATGCCCGCGCCAAGTACTTTGCCCGGGCTTATCAAGTCACACGCCCGACAGTGCTGCAGAACCGGCCCCGGTTAACGCGCTGCGGACGCACAAATCGGATTCGTGAAGAGCTTGGCCTCACTGAGCAATGGCCAATCATTGTTTATCAAGGTGGCCTGCAGCAGGGTCGTGGTCTTGAGAAGCTCATTCGTACCGCAGGGAACGTTCCAGACGCTTATTTCGTGCTCATTGGTGGGGGGCGCCTGGCCCACAGCCTGAGTCAGATCATTGAAGAACTCGAACTGCAAGACCGGGTACGCATCATCCCCACAGTACCGCTGGCAGAGCTCCCGAGCTACACGGCCTCAGCGGATATCGGTGTGCAACCCATTGAGAACACCTGCCTCAATCACTACACCACCGACTCGAACAAACTGTTCGAATATCTGATTGCCGGGCTACCCGTTGTGGCGACGGACTTTCCGGAAATCCGTCGTATTGTGCGAAAGAATGATGTTGGCGTACTCGTTCCCGCCAATGATCCGACGAGCCTAGCACACGCCCTGAACGTATTGGTTTCTGATGGCAGTTTGCGTGAGGCTTATGCAGAAAATGCGCGTTCGACTGCTGCCACTTTGAATTGGGAGGAGCAGGAGGCGCGGCTGACTGATTTGTATAAAAAGGTTCTTTCTTCGGACTCATTAGCGCTGCAGGCAAGATCATGA
- a CDS encoding glycosyltransferase family 4 protein, whose amino-acid sequence MTTRILLLSFYYPPDLSAGSFRAEALVNALRTELGDHVDIEVVTTQPNRYHSFTANAVSIERSPLLTIRRIDVPAHRSGIRDQALAFASFAFNALKITRKKKYDLVFATSSRLMTASLGALIAKRNGCGLYLDIRDILVDTLRELLPSRWGQLSASIFSRIERWTIKQATRVNLISPGFLPYFNTRYPGREFTLYTNGVDELFINHPQAPQLPALQTRSERLQVVYAGNIGTGQGLDQILPELAKRLNDKVDFHLIGAGSALESLRKALARAEVENVRISPPMKRDKLLRVYHQADVLFLHLNNLKAFRRVLPSKLFEYAATDKPIWGGLSGYASRFAQKRIKNVALFPPCDVDAAIEALQGLALQKISRLEFVQQYSRTAIKKRMALDVLQISPKYIAHSSRARLGISTEHNHLLATTEKPAKVSSLN is encoded by the coding sequence ATGACCACACGGATCCTCCTGCTGAGTTTTTACTACCCACCGGACCTTTCTGCGGGCTCGTTTCGTGCTGAGGCGCTTGTCAACGCGCTTCGTACCGAACTTGGCGATCACGTCGACATTGAGGTAGTTACCACTCAACCTAACCGGTATCACTCCTTCACAGCCAACGCCGTGAGCATTGAACGCTCACCACTCCTGACAATCAGACGGATAGATGTGCCTGCACACCGCAGTGGTATCAGGGACCAAGCACTGGCGTTTGCCAGCTTTGCCTTTAATGCGTTGAAGATTACTCGCAAGAAGAAGTACGACCTCGTTTTTGCCACTTCATCGCGATTGATGACAGCATCTCTTGGTGCCCTGATCGCGAAACGAAACGGATGTGGGCTCTATCTCGACATTCGCGACATCTTGGTCGATACGTTGCGCGAGCTGCTGCCCTCACGTTGGGGCCAATTATCGGCATCCATTTTCTCTCGAATAGAGCGGTGGACCATCAAGCAAGCAACGAGGGTCAACCTGATCTCTCCGGGCTTCCTGCCTTACTTCAATACCCGCTATCCTGGACGTGAGTTCACGCTCTATACCAATGGTGTGGATGAACTATTCATCAACCACCCGCAGGCGCCCCAGCTGCCAGCGCTCCAGACACGCTCTGAGCGGCTGCAAGTGGTGTATGCGGGCAATATTGGAACTGGCCAAGGGTTAGATCAAATTCTTCCAGAACTGGCCAAGCGCCTGAATGACAAAGTCGATTTTCATCTGATAGGGGCCGGGAGCGCTCTGGAGAGCTTGAGAAAGGCGCTTGCACGCGCTGAGGTAGAGAACGTGCGCATATCGCCGCCAATGAAGCGCGATAAATTATTACGTGTTTATCATCAAGCTGATGTTTTGTTTCTTCACCTGAATAACCTCAAGGCCTTCCGCCGCGTACTTCCCTCCAAGCTTTTCGAGTATGCCGCCACTGACAAGCCCATCTGGGGTGGACTGTCGGGCTACGCAAGTCGATTCGCGCAAAAAAGAATTAAAAATGTGGCATTGTTTCCGCCATGCGATGTTGATGCCGCAATTGAGGCACTACAAGGCTTGGCACTGCAGAAGATATCACGCCTTGAATTCGTGCAGCAGTACTCGCGCACAGCAATCAAAAAAAGAATGGCCCTGGACGTGCTGCAGATTTCTCCTAAATACATTGCCCACTCATCACGCGCACGACTGGGAATCTCCACCGAACACAACCACCTGCTGGCCACTACTGAGAAGCCAGCAAAGGTATCGTCCCTGAACTAA
- a CDS encoding DUF6270 domain-containing protein, protein MSKSLKHYVFTNFGIGIKDELWLSYRLEIFTNTVFPSLANQRSREFEWTIFIDEALPVLHQSRLEAAISSSGLNARTLKVSDYSLTNKEVSKLLAETREDIVLTSRIDDDDCIHQDVIATIQQHARSKEHAEDMLLISLHNGLEFLPSDDCYRAVTYDTLALALTLVDKTRGIKTRSITQYAHHMVVETLKRQKIQAKHILLKSMQPLYTYTKHPLSDSYFFGARARILGDTSKTTGLKESHLRNFGLSQQRLDFLSALLKQSPIGMPHKYLEKLGNVRNQIKVELNKGAEQPNANLDALMARKARLERTAVRPNPAGPLKEKIRVAILGSPATRDLFDFQKGALSNFEVCFYMARTSVISWMAPPCTDPRVAIDASSFEGSCSQLDKMKSHWQLLEQSRPDIVMIDFIDERIGIVQHQNSLMSASGPLLKALERKGIEHEIKRPWSPEVQQLREWALPAFLDRVASICPNIFVHKATWAESYKNGNAVESFKGGEFERLIELNNSVIDPMLATLEDSSTAVEQIGGLEAGLVAGGDHKWVFTPYHYDSTYYKTVAKQLLARIMN, encoded by the coding sequence ATGAGCAAGTCTTTGAAACATTACGTTTTCACCAACTTCGGCATCGGAATCAAGGATGAACTGTGGTTGTCGTATCGGCTGGAGATCTTCACCAATACAGTCTTCCCGTCCCTCGCTAACCAACGCAGTAGAGAATTTGAATGGACGATCTTTATTGATGAAGCTCTTCCTGTGTTGCATCAATCACGCCTCGAAGCTGCGATCAGCTCATCGGGACTGAATGCCAGGACGCTCAAAGTCAGTGATTACTCGCTAACAAACAAAGAAGTTAGCAAACTCTTGGCTGAAACACGTGAGGACATTGTGCTCACATCAAGAATTGATGACGATGACTGCATTCATCAAGATGTAATCGCTACGATCCAGCAGCATGCACGCTCGAAAGAACATGCTGAAGATATGCTGTTGATTTCGCTTCACAACGGCCTTGAATTCCTGCCATCCGATGACTGCTATCGTGCCGTAACTTACGACACATTGGCACTTGCTCTGACTTTGGTCGATAAAACTCGCGGTATCAAGACCCGAAGCATTACCCAGTATGCTCATCACATGGTGGTTGAAACGCTAAAGCGGCAAAAAATACAAGCCAAGCATATTTTGCTGAAATCTATGCAGCCGCTTTATACGTACACCAAGCATCCGCTGAGCGACTCTTACTTCTTCGGTGCTCGCGCACGCATACTAGGTGACACAAGCAAAACAACTGGCCTAAAAGAGTCCCACTTACGTAACTTCGGCCTAAGCCAGCAGCGCCTTGACTTCCTTTCGGCTCTCTTGAAGCAGTCCCCTATTGGCATGCCACACAAGTATCTCGAAAAGCTTGGGAACGTGCGTAACCAGATCAAGGTAGAGCTGAATAAAGGCGCAGAGCAGCCTAACGCCAACCTTGATGCTCTCATGGCTAGAAAGGCACGGCTCGAACGTACCGCTGTTCGACCTAACCCTGCAGGTCCGCTTAAAGAAAAGATACGCGTTGCAATTCTCGGATCACCGGCCACCCGAGATTTGTTTGACTTCCAAAAGGGAGCCCTGAGCAACTTTGAAGTCTGCTTCTATATGGCACGAACTTCTGTAATTTCATGGATGGCTCCGCCGTGTACCGATCCTAGAGTAGCAATTGATGCATCGTCCTTCGAAGGTTCATGCTCACAACTGGACAAGATGAAGTCTCACTGGCAACTACTTGAACAGTCTCGACCAGATATCGTCATGATTGATTTCATTGACGAGCGAATCGGCATCGTACAGCACCAGAACTCCCTCATGTCTGCCAGCGGCCCCCTGCTGAAAGCTCTTGAGCGTAAAGGCATCGAGCATGAAATCAAACGCCCTTGGAGCCCGGAAGTTCAGCAACTTCGGGAGTGGGCTCTGCCAGCGTTCCTGGACCGAGTTGCCTCCATCTGCCCAAACATTTTCGTTCACAAAGCAACTTGGGCTGAAAGTTACAAAAATGGAAATGCAGTTGAAAGCTTCAAGGGTGGTGAATTTGAGCGTCTGATTGAGCTGAATAACTCGGTCATTGACCCCATGCTTGCTACACTCGAGGACTCCTCGACAGCCGTCGAACAAATTGGCGGCCTGGAAGCCGGGCTGGTTGCCGGTGGTGATCATAAATGGGTATTCACACCCTATCATTATGACAGTACTTACTATAAAACAGTTGCCAAGCAACTACTTGCACGAATCATGAATTGA
- a CDS encoding glycosyltransferase family protein: MNNPTLEKPTVNTELPSPLADIHDRVMEAYYGKLGDQFMRETQSRIHWICAQVKGRRILDVGCSQGIVPLLLAREGCQVTGVDTSPQAIEEAKGYLSAEPAHIQQNVTYINSDFLALDTLEVEPDTVVISEVLEHLVRPELFVEKAYDLLKQGGRLVITVPFGVNDFIDHKHTFYLMEPFRLLAEHLQIIEVKMLGKWLGIVAVKSEAHKPGTIDSLTVERVRELEKAFESIERTLRGNLGAIGKRLDEANKKYRTATEQIAQLKPEAQKAEALSKQLQTRDADIANLQKSNREILEAKAQRVQELEEIRQRLDEANKKYRAATEQIALLKPEAQKAEALALQVQQRQAEFVALEQSTKESLEASVRNVQELSSELDALRSQLGEANERCLTASEQYSQLEQQFAALEKARQQSLAEAEHRLKELQAQHAQAYDELDAANQELGKQAQRNAELNEDLRLAVGNQLTLEEQLLATQAELKQAQQNSQAKAGRIDQLSTTLSARDEALEVLQQSHRLAEEQLQATTAQLQQSQQNCGEQAGRIDQLSSTLSQRSKELENLQSVQRSAAEQLQSTQAQLQQSQQKTDTQAERINQLSSALGQRERELESLQQLHQATEEQLRATTQQRAVAEELATQEAANLAVLQVQHHALERQLQELCDAHLQAQTTNDMHVENIAALHGRQAELEAELESQAKQSSTLLSQSQQVIDDQTNINAALRTRQAELEAEMESELEYMKELQAQSQRANAAQAEIIALLKTRQAELEAELKDHRQAMNKLQTQSLQNQAAQDDTISALQNRQSELESQLQEMGEAYARSEREHAAQVNTINSLVEHRSGLEEQLQALILANTEAEAAKAEQAEAITSLNEAKDALEEQLTLESTSRQAAEASLAATNEQWQALRLQLENELNSSKAGLGAANMKYRTVTGEQIPHLKANLNQLLERSAAQQRKIDELNANLERANTQRHLAEQRLVKTRASMTYQLGYQIKNSASSLGGLVKLPVRLLRLYRKANQQRQQNEQKLLSNEPLKALLPPAPVVQDENYLKLPAALPTSQQARTTLLRQPDQPVSRLKVACVMDEFTFGSYRYECDLQPLTPANWKAEIEGFGPELLFIESAWRGKDDLWGSKVGHNGQELQDILAWCRQNKVPTVFWNKEDPVHFETFLTTAKQFDHVFTTDIDCIHRYKGALGHDRVYLLPFACQPALHNPLELYERKDAFCFAGAYYARYPERTRDLGNFVCELPKFRPLEIFDRNFGKNDVNYQFPEEYQPYIVGTLPFEKIDTAYKGYRYAINLNSIKQSQSMFARRVFELLGCNTLTVSNFSRGVRLLFGDLVVTTDNGEEMLRRLQLLAEDPLNSDKLRLAALRKVMQEHTYTQRLEYVMSKVTGTAKAQRLPEIVVVAEAQDRQQFDMLRAHLDRQSYTQVRMVIISDAYQSSIVSDDPRILVLKPAQLKKTSLGELVGNTPWVAAFVPGDYYGPNYLLDLALATRYSLAQVVGKAAHFTCKGQNAELLSNEQAYRPTQTLKARRSLVATEIVAAQPLLSWLKNLPSLQYTHARAVAIDPFNYCEGGAVHHERIRAKVNDLELNLGMTIDELQARAQSIAPLEVSRDAPEISGRGLAEMFGVARNKFLELTVDGDNWRVYSKLADGKHEYIYAKQESSVEELGCVDGKLKLFLDCTPGLNLQLVVLFLDADKQRISHVMQYANRNQTADVPPETAYIRFGLRAYAAGSTELKALVLGHRNLQPSEMMGRGDHLLLTNHYPAYADLYRNKFVHSRVSAYQQQGVDVDVFRLRDNETVSYHEFQNIDVVTGCRSTLAKMLEKNRYKSILVHFLDENMWNVLRPYLNTTQITVWVHGAEIQPWWRREYNFSTDEQLHLGKLASEKRMTFWRGILQSMHKNLKLVFVSRYFAEEVMEDLGFRLPEDQYEIIHNPINTENFSFVQKAPEQRKKVLSIRPYTSRTYANDLTVKAIELLAEKPWFNDMTFRLVGDGPLFEETLAPLRSYSNVHIERGFLNHGEIAALHKEHGIFLCPSRMDTQGVSRDEAMASGLVPVTTGVAAIPEFVDEESGFVVEPESAIQLAEALERMYLDQALFSTLSRQAAERVRGQSDWRKMAALELNTFRDV; the protein is encoded by the coding sequence GCAAGTGGCTGGGCATTGTTGCTGTGAAGAGCGAGGCGCATAAGCCGGGGACCATCGACTCGCTGACTGTCGAGCGGGTGCGTGAACTGGAAAAGGCGTTTGAGTCGATTGAACGCACGTTGCGTGGAAATCTTGGCGCCATCGGCAAGCGGCTGGACGAAGCGAACAAGAAATATCGCACCGCCACAGAGCAGATTGCCCAGCTCAAGCCGGAGGCGCAAAAGGCTGAAGCGCTGTCCAAGCAACTGCAGACACGCGATGCCGACATCGCGAACCTGCAGAAGTCGAACCGTGAAATTCTCGAGGCCAAAGCGCAACGAGTACAAGAACTTGAGGAAATCCGCCAGCGGCTGGATGAAGCGAACAAAAAGTACCGCGCGGCCACTGAACAGATCGCATTGCTGAAACCTGAAGCACAAAAAGCTGAGGCGCTCGCTCTCCAGGTTCAACAGCGTCAAGCGGAGTTTGTTGCCCTTGAACAGTCGACCAAGGAATCCTTGGAAGCCAGTGTTCGTAATGTTCAGGAGCTAAGCAGCGAACTCGACGCATTAAGATCTCAACTAGGGGAAGCCAACGAGCGGTGCCTTACCGCCTCTGAACAGTACTCCCAGCTTGAGCAACAGTTTGCGGCACTCGAAAAAGCTCGCCAGCAAAGCCTTGCTGAAGCAGAACACCGACTCAAGGAGTTACAGGCCCAGCACGCTCAGGCCTACGATGAACTTGACGCTGCCAATCAGGAACTTGGCAAACAAGCCCAGCGCAATGCAGAGTTGAACGAAGACCTGCGACTGGCGGTAGGCAACCAACTGACGCTCGAAGAGCAGCTGTTGGCGACGCAAGCTGAATTGAAACAAGCTCAGCAAAACAGTCAGGCCAAGGCAGGCCGCATCGACCAGCTGAGCACAACGCTCAGTGCGCGTGACGAAGCACTGGAAGTGCTGCAGCAGTCGCATCGCTTGGCTGAGGAGCAGTTACAGGCCACCACGGCGCAGTTGCAGCAATCGCAGCAAAATTGCGGTGAGCAAGCAGGTCGTATTGACCAGCTGAGCTCGACACTTAGCCAACGCTCCAAAGAGCTGGAAAACCTGCAGAGTGTGCAACGCTCTGCCGCAGAGCAACTGCAGTCGACTCAAGCGCAGCTTCAGCAATCGCAGCAGAAGACCGATACCCAAGCAGAACGCATCAACCAACTGAGCTCGGCGCTGGGTCAGCGAGAGAGAGAACTGGAGTCATTGCAACAGCTGCATCAGGCGACTGAAGAGCAATTGCGTGCAACAACCCAGCAGCGAGCAGTTGCAGAAGAGCTGGCGACCCAAGAAGCCGCCAACCTAGCAGTATTACAAGTACAGCATCATGCCTTGGAGCGCCAGCTCCAAGAGCTTTGCGATGCCCACTTACAAGCGCAAACAACCAACGACATGCATGTCGAAAATATTGCTGCCCTCCACGGACGTCAGGCAGAGCTTGAAGCTGAGCTGGAAAGCCAAGCGAAGCAATCGAGCACCTTGCTGTCACAAAGCCAACAAGTTATTGACGACCAGACCAATATCAACGCGGCGCTGCGCACGCGCCAGGCTGAACTCGAAGCCGAAATGGAAAGCGAATTGGAGTATATGAAGGAATTGCAGGCTCAAAGCCAGCGGGCTAATGCCGCTCAGGCTGAAATTATCGCTCTGTTGAAAACACGCCAAGCCGAGCTGGAAGCTGAGCTGAAAGACCACCGGCAAGCCATGAACAAACTGCAGACCCAGAGCCTGCAGAACCAAGCTGCACAGGACGATACCATCTCCGCGTTGCAAAACCGCCAATCCGAACTGGAAAGCCAGTTGCAGGAAATGGGCGAAGCTTACGCCCGCAGCGAGCGTGAGCACGCTGCACAGGTCAACACCATCAATTCGCTAGTCGAACATCGCAGTGGCCTCGAAGAACAGCTTCAAGCACTGATCCTGGCTAACACCGAGGCAGAGGCTGCAAAAGCTGAACAGGCAGAGGCAATTACATCCCTTAATGAGGCCAAGGACGCTCTTGAGGAGCAATTGACGCTAGAAAGCACCAGCCGTCAAGCAGCTGAAGCGAGCCTTGCCGCCACCAATGAGCAATGGCAAGCATTGCGCCTGCAACTTGAAAACGAGCTCAACTCGTCCAAGGCAGGCCTCGGCGCTGCGAACATGAAATATCGCACCGTGACAGGCGAGCAGATCCCCCACCTCAAGGCCAATCTTAATCAGTTGCTGGAACGCAGTGCCGCTCAGCAGCGCAAGATCGACGAGTTGAACGCGAATCTGGAACGCGCCAATACTCAGCGTCACCTTGCCGAGCAGCGCTTGGTCAAGACCAGAGCAAGCATGACGTATCAGCTGGGCTACCAGATCAAGAACAGTGCTAGCTCTCTGGGCGGCTTGGTCAAGCTGCCTGTACGTCTGCTGCGCTTGTATCGTAAGGCCAACCAACAACGCCAGCAAAATGAGCAAAAACTGCTTTCCAACGAACCGCTAAAGGCACTGCTGCCGCCAGCGCCTGTCGTTCAGGATGAAAACTACCTCAAGCTGCCAGCCGCCCTACCAACTAGCCAGCAGGCCCGCACGACCCTGCTGCGTCAGCCCGACCAGCCCGTCAGCCGTCTGAAAGTGGCCTGCGTCATGGATGAGTTTACCTTCGGCTCCTACCGCTATGAATGCGACCTTCAGCCGCTGACGCCCGCTAACTGGAAAGCTGAAATCGAAGGCTTTGGCCCGGAACTGCTGTTTATCGAGTCGGCTTGGCGCGGCAAGGATGACCTGTGGGGCAGCAAAGTTGGCCACAATGGTCAGGAGTTGCAGGACATTTTGGCCTGGTGCCGTCAGAACAAAGTGCCGACCGTGTTCTGGAACAAGGAGGACCCGGTTCACTTCGAAACCTTCCTGACCACCGCCAAGCAGTTCGATCACGTGTTCACCACTGATATTGACTGCATTCACCGCTATAAAGGCGCACTCGGCCACGACCGTGTGTACCTACTGCCGTTCGCCTGCCAGCCTGCGCTGCATAACCCGCTCGAACTGTACGAGCGCAAAGACGCCTTCTGCTTTGCCGGTGCCTACTATGCCCGTTACCCGGAGCGGACCCGCGACTTGGGCAACTTTGTGTGCGAGCTGCCGAAGTTCCGGCCACTGGAAATCTTCGACCGCAACTTCGGCAAAAACGACGTCAACTATCAGTTCCCGGAAGAGTACCAGCCGTACATCGTCGGCACTCTGCCCTTCGAGAAAATCGACACGGCGTACAAGGGCTACCGCTACGCGATCAACCTGAACTCAATCAAGCAGTCGCAATCGATGTTTGCCCGTCGCGTGTTCGAGTTGCTTGGCTGCAACACCCTGACCGTCAGCAACTTCTCCCGCGGTGTACGCCTGCTGTTCGGCGACTTGGTGGTCACCACCGACAACGGCGAAGAGATGTTGCGCCGCCTGCAACTGCTGGCCGAAGACCCACTGAACAGCGACAAGCTGCGGCTGGCTGCCCTGCGTAAGGTAATGCAGGAACACACCTACACCCAGCGCCTTGAATACGTGATGAGCAAAGTTACCGGTACAGCCAAAGCCCAGCGATTGCCGGAGATCGTCGTTGTCGCTGAGGCTCAGGACCGACAGCAATTCGACATGCTGCGCGCTCATCTGGACCGTCAGTCTTACACCCAAGTACGCATGGTCATCATCAGCGATGCCTACCAGAGCAGCATCGTGAGCGACGACCCTCGCATTCTGGTGCTTAAGCCAGCCCAGCTGAAAAAAACCTCACTGGGTGAGCTGGTAGGTAATACACCCTGGGTCGCTGCATTTGTGCCTGGCGACTACTACGGCCCGAATTACTTGCTCGACCTGGCATTGGCAACCCGTTATAGCCTTGCACAAGTCGTCGGCAAGGCCGCCCACTTCACCTGTAAGGGCCAGAATGCCGAATTGCTGTCGAACGAGCAGGCCTATCGCCCAACCCAGACGCTGAAAGCCCGCCGATCGCTAGTTGCAACTGAGATCGTTGCCGCCCAGCCTCTACTGAGCTGGCTGAAGAACCTGCCATCGCTGCAGTACACTCATGCCCGAGCCGTAGCTATCGACCCGTTCAACTACTGCGAAGGCGGCGCTGTGCACCATGAACGCATCCGCGCCAAGGTCAACGACCTTGAGTTAAACCTCGGCATGACAATCGACGAGTTGCAGGCTCGCGCGCAGTCCATCGCACCGCTGGAAGTGAGTCGTGATGCGCCTGAAATCAGCGGCCGCGGCTTGGCCGAAATGTTCGGCGTCGCCCGCAACAAATTCCTCGAACTCACGGTTGATGGTGATAATTGGCGCGTGTATTCCAAGCTCGCAGACGGCAAGCACGAGTACATCTACGCGAAGCAGGAAAGCAGCGTTGAAGAACTCGGCTGCGTTGACGGTAAACTGAAACTGTTCCTCGACTGCACCCCGGGCCTGAACCTGCAACTGGTTGTATTGTTCCTGGATGCGGACAAGCAGCGAATCAGCCACGTCATGCAGTATGCCAACCGTAACCAGACTGCTGATGTACCACCAGAAACGGCCTACATTCGCTTCGGTCTACGTGCCTACGCAGCGGGCAGCACAGAGCTGAAAGCATTGGTACTCGGCCATCGCAACCTGCAGCCTTCGGAAATGATGGGCCGCGGCGACCACTTGCTGCTGACCAACCACTATCCGGCTTACGCAGACCTGTACCGCAACAAGTTTGTGCATAGTCGTGTGTCGGCGTATCAGCAACAAGGCGTCGATGTAGATGTATTCCGCCTGCGCGACAATGAGACCGTCAGCTACCACGAATTCCAAAACATCGACGTGGTGACCGGCTGCCGCTCTACCTTGGCAAAAATGCTTGAGAAAAACCGCTACAAGTCGATTCTCGTTCACTTCCTGGACGAGAATATGTGGAACGTGCTGCGCCCGTACCTGAACACTACCCAAATTACCGTGTGGGTGCACGGTGCTGAAATTCAACCATGGTGGCGTCGCGAATACAATTTCAGCACCGATGAACAGCTGCACCTGGGCAAGCTTGCTAGCGAAAAACGCATGACATTCTGGCGCGGGATTCTCCAGTCGATGCACAAGAACCTGAAACTGGTATTCGTGTCCCGCTACTTTGCAGAAGAGGTCATGGAGGACCTTGGCTTCCGCCTGCCGGAAGACCAGTACGAGATTATTCACAACCCGATTAATACTGAAAATTTCAGCTTCGTTCAGAAAGCACCTGAGCAGCGTAAAAAGGTATTATCTATCCGACCGTACACCTCGCGGACCTACGCCAATGATTTGACCGTCAAAGCTATTGAGCTTTTGGCTGAAAAACCGTGGTTCAATGACATGACGTTCCGTCTCGTCGGAGACGGGCCACTGTTTGAAGAAACTCTTGCACCACTGCGCTCTTACTCAAACGTGCACATCGAGCGTGGCTTCCTCAACCATGGGGAAATCGCCGCACTGCACAAGGAGCACGGGATATTCCTGTGCCCGAGCCGTATGGATACCCAAGGCGTATCGCGAGACGAAGCCATGGCCTCCGGTCTTGTCCCTGTCACTACCGGTGTGGCAGCAATTCCGGAATTCGTGGACGAGGAAAGTGGGTTTGTCGTCGAACCGGAAAGCGCCATACAACTGGCCGAGGCCCTTGAACGCATGTACCTGGATCAAGCGCTTTTCTCCACTTTGTCGCGCCAAGCTGCAGAACGCGTTCGCGGACAAAGTGACTGGAGAAAGATGGCCGCCCTTGAACTGAACACATTCCGAGACGTTTGA